The Triticum aestivum cultivar Chinese Spring chromosome 7B, IWGSC CS RefSeq v2.1, whole genome shotgun sequence genome window below encodes:
- the LOC123158688 gene encoding uncharacterized protein, producing MSATPSAPATQPGLGVSSTASTAHGQAAIANAKSKDPGWKYCICPDENKKNSLRCIYCNNLYTNGITRIKFHLGNIPNSGVLPCTKVPADVRDEIVEYLTRKGEKKAMKVTKQKRRRCEVDLSHSEGEGASDSDGTNNFVLVLKSARGTTSKSSSGPMEKFCKLTPKEAIAARKEKAADNIQLKLTTGRREQKRIRACEYICQFFYEACIPFNAVTLPSFDLMLESIGQYGKDLDGPSPYEMGGPYLKKRKKRVKDSFKAHKEHWELTGCTIMTDAWTDIRGRGVMNLVVHSAYGVVFLDSVDCSAAKKNGKYIFDLVDHCIEEIGEKHVVQVVTDNASVNQAASKLLNAKRPKVFWNGCAAHCIDLMLEDIGKLPSVDSTITKARAVTVFLYAHTRVLNLMREFLSKDLVRSGITRFATAYLNLKSMLDNKKQLQKLFRLDELDEMGYLKKVKGNEASKTVRSETFWRGVDIAVEFFEPLANLLRRMDSDVPAMGFIYRAFLDAKQEIKTKFENEQGSCFQEVLDIVDKRWDSKLKGPLHRAGYFLNPYYYYENKKQIELDGSFEAGLVTCMEKMVEDVVLQDKINDELVEYRKEQGTFGREIAKRQRRNKSFDPAQWWSSHGSDSPNLRVLAMRILSLTCSSSACERNFSVFQQIHTKKRNRLLHNKMRDLVFIKFNSKLKQKRKMKNRDPIVDHTFVDVVEDEDNEWITGIVPHEPDEVVEVAASTSQGAVGASKRKRASQSRPRKKKKLLPVFREDELESASSSSESEDDAMHSPSGSSNESDSE from the exons ATGTCAGCCACACCGTCGGCGCCGGCGACTCAGCCAG GCCTCGGCGTGTCAAGCACAGCATCAACAGCCCATGGACAAGCTGCCATTGCGAATGCGAAATCAAAAGACCCAGGATGGAAATATTGCATTTGCCCGGATGAAAACAAGAAGAATTCACTTAGGTGCATCTATTGTAATAATCTGTACACCAATGGTATTACTCGGATCAAGTTCCACCTTGGAAACATTCCGAATTCCGGTGTTCTACCTTGCACAAAAGTGCCTGCTGATGTAAGGGATGAAATTGTTGAGTATTTGACAAGGAAGGGTGAGAAAAAGGCAATGAAGGTTACAAAGCAGAAGAGAAGGAGATGTGAAGTGGACTTGAGCCACTCAGAGGGGGAAGGTGCTAGTGACTCAGATGGAACAAACAATTTTGTTCTTGTGCTGAAGTCAGCGCGTGGCACAACGTCTAAATCCTCAAGTGGCCCTATGGAAAAGTTCTGCAAATTGACACCCAAAGAGGCTATTGCTGCAAGGAAGGAAAAAGCTGCTGATAATATCCAATTAAAGCTAACAACTGGGAGAAGAGAACAAAAAAGGATTCGTGCTTGTGAGTACATCTGCCAATTCTTCTATGAAGCATGCATTCCCTTCAATGCAGTCACACTTCCAAGCTTTGACCTTATGCTTGAGTCAATTGGACAATACGGCAAAGACCTAGATGGTCCTAGTCCTTATGAAATGGGTGGGCCATacttgaagaagaggaagaagagagtgaaggaTTCCTTCAAGGCACACAAGGAACATTGGGAGCTCACTGGATGTACAATCATGACAGATGCATGGACAGACATAAGAGGAAGAGGGGTAATGAACTTGGTGGTTCATAGTGCTTATGGTGTAGTTTTTCTTGATTCTGTGGATTGTTCAGCTGCTAAAAAAAATGGTAAGTACATCTTTGATCTTGTAGATCATTGCATAGAAGAGATTGGGGAGAAACATGTAGTTCAAGTAGTGACTGATAATGCAAGTGTGAATCAAGCAGCATCTAAGTTGCTGAACGCAAAGCGCCCCAAGGTATTTTGGAATGGTTGTGCTGCCCACTGTATAGATCTGATGCTAGAGGACATTGGGAAGCTGCCATCAGTTGACTCCACCATTACAAAAGCTAGAGCTGTGACGGTTTTCCTTTATGCACACACAAGGGTTTTGAACCTAATGAGGGAATTCCTTAGTAAAGATTTGGTTAGGTCTGGTATTACAAGGTTCGCTACAGCATACTTGAACTTGAAAAGCATGCTGGACAACAAGAAACAACTCCAGAAACTATTTAGATTAGATGAGCTTGATGAAATGGGATATTTAAAAAAGGTTAAAGGAAATGAAGCTAGCAAAACTGTGCGCTCTGAAACTTTTTGGAGAGGAGTAGACATTGCTGTCGAGTTCTTTGAGCCATTGGCTAATTTGCTCAGGAGGATGGACAGCGATGTACCGGCTATGGGATTCATATACCGCGCCTTTTTGGATGCAAAGCAAGAGATCAAAACTAAGTTTGAAAATGAACAAGGATCTTGTTTTCAGGAAGTGTTGGATATTGTGGATAAAAGATGGGACAGCAAGTTGAAGGGGCCACTACATAGGGCTGGATACTTCTTAAATCCATACTACTACTATGAAAACAAGAAGCAAATTGAGTTAGATGGATCATTTGAAGCTGGGCTTGTAACTTGCATGGAAAAAATGGTTGAAGATGTTGTCCTTCAAGACAAAATCAATGATGAGCTTGTGGAATATCGAAAGGAACAGGGGACATTTGGAAGAGAAATTGCCAAAAGGCAGCGGAGAAACAAAAGCTTTGATCCAG CTCAATGGTGGTCCAGTCATGGGTCAGATTCACCAAATCTCAGAGTATTGGCGATGCGGATTTTGAGTTTGACATGCAGCTCCTCCGCTTGTGAGAGGAATTTTAGTGTTTTTCAGCAG ATTCACACAAAGAAACGCAACAGGCTGCTTCATAATAAAATGAGAGACCTTGTTTTTATCAAGTTCAACTCCAAACTCAAACAAAAGAGAAAGATGAAAAACAGGGACCCGATTGTGGACCACACATTTGTAGATGTTGTAGAAGATGAAGATAATGAGTGGATCACAGGTATTGTGCCTCATGAACCTGATGAAGTTGTAGAAGTTGCAGCATCAACATCACAAGGAGCAGTTGGTGCATCAAAAAGAAAGAGAGCGTCCCAATCTCGCCCTCGGAAGAAGAAAAAACTGCTCCCTGTTTTTCGTGAAGATGAGTTGGAGTCAGCTAGTTCTTCTTCTGAATCGGAAGATGATGCCATGCATTCACCATCTGGTTCATCAAATGAGAGTGATTCTGAATAA